The Bos mutus isolate GX-2022 chromosome 7, NWIPB_WYAK_1.1, whole genome shotgun sequence genome window below encodes:
- the PTGER1 gene encoding prostaglandin E2 receptor EP1 subtype isoform X1 has protein sequence MGRDDLGGENQLVQANGRTSPSSPLLFPAPPPAPDMSPCGPLNLSLAGEATTCTAPGAPNTSAGPPLGLAGASPALPIFSMTLGAVSNVLALGLLAQAAGRLRRRRSAATFLLFVASLLATDLAGHVIPGALVLRLYAAGRAPAGGACHFLGGCMVFFGLCPLLLGCGMAVERCVGVTRPLLHAARVSVARARLALAALAAVALAVALLPLARVGRYELQYPGTWCFIGLGPAGGWRQALLAGLFAGLGLASLLAALLCNTLSGLALLRARWRRRRSRRHFPAGGGPDSRRHWGGRGPRSASASSASSVASASAAPGGSPSRGSSRKARAHDVEMVGQLVGIMVVSCICWSPLLVVVVLAVAGWGSSSLQRPLFLAVRLASWNQILDPWVYILLRQAVLRQLLRLLPSRAGAKGSHGGLGLNKSTWEASSLRSSRHSGLSSF, from the exons ATGGGTCGGGATGATCTGGGAGGGGAAAACCAGCTGGTCCAGGCCAACGGCAGGACTTCAccttcttctcctctcctcttcccagccccacccccagcacctgaCATGAGCCCTTGCGGGCCCCTCAACCTGAGCCTGGCGGGCGAGGCGACCACGTGCACGGCACCCGGGGCCCCCAACACGTCCGCCGGACCACCGTTGGGCCTGGCGGGCGCATCGCCCGCGCTGCCCATCTTCTCCATGACGCTGGGCGCCGTGTCCAACGTGCTGGCGCTGGGGCTTCTGGCGCAGGCCGCGGGCCGTCTGCGGCGCCGCCGCTCAGCAGCCACCTTCCTGCTGTTCGTCGCCAGCCTGCTGGCCACCGACCTGGCGGGCCACGTGATCCCGGGTGCGCTGGTGCTGCGCCTGTACGCGGCGGGGCGCGCGCCTGCCGGCGGCGCCTGCCACTTCCTGGGCGGCTGCATGGTCTTCTTCGGCCTGTGCCCGCTGCTGCTGGGCTGCGGCATGGCCGTGGAGCGCTGCGTGGGCGTCACGCGGCCGCTGTTGCACGCAGCCCGCGTTTCGGTGGCCCGTGCGCGGCTGGCTCTGGCAGCGCTGGCCGCCGTGGCCTTGGCCGTGGCGCTGCTGCCGCTGGCGCGCGTAGGCCGCTATGAGCTGCAGTACCCCGGCACGTGGTGCTTCATCGGACTGGGCCCGGCGGGAGGCTGGCGCCAGGCGCTGCTCGCCGGCCTCTTCGCCGGCCTTGGCTTGGCTTCTTTGCTTGCCGCGCTCCTGTGCAACACGCTCAGCGGCCTGGCCCTGCTGCGCGCCCGTTGGCGGCGCCGCCGCTCTCGACGACACTTCCCAGCCGGAGGAGGCCCCGACAGCCGCCGTCACTGGGGAGGGCGTGGACCCCGCTCGGCCTCCGCTTCGTCCGCCTCGTCCGTCGCTTCGGCCTCCGCCGCCCCGGGCGGCTCTCCGAGCCGTGGCTCCTCACGCAAAGCCCGCGCCCACGACGTGGAAATGGTCGGCCAGCTCGTAGGCATCATGGTGGTGTCGTGCATCTGCTGGAGTCCCTTGCTG gtggtggtggtgctggctGTAGCAGGCTGGGGCTCCAGCTCCCTGCAGCGGCCGCTGTTTTTGGCCGTGCGCCTCGCCTCGTGGAACCAGATTCTGGACCCCTGGGTGTACATCTTGCTGCGCCAAGCAGTGCTTCGCCAACTGCTTCGCCTGCTGCCTTCAAGGGCAGGCGCCAAGGGCAGCCATGGAGGGCTAGGCCTAAACAAGAGCACTTGGGAGGCCAGCTCGCTGCGCAGTTCTCGGCACAGTGGCCTCAGTTCTTTTTAG
- the PTGER1 gene encoding prostaglandin E2 receptor EP1 subtype isoform X2 translates to MSPCGPLNLSLAGEATTCTAPGAPNTSAGPPLGLAGASPALPIFSMTLGAVSNVLALGLLAQAAGRLRRRRSAATFLLFVASLLATDLAGHVIPGALVLRLYAAGRAPAGGACHFLGGCMVFFGLCPLLLGCGMAVERCVGVTRPLLHAARVSVARARLALAALAAVALAVALLPLARVGRYELQYPGTWCFIGLGPAGGWRQALLAGLFAGLGLASLLAALLCNTLSGLALLRARWRRRRSRRHFPAGGGPDSRRHWGGRGPRSASASSASSVASASAAPGGSPSRGSSRKARAHDVEMVGQLVGIMVVSCICWSPLLVVVVLAVAGWGSSSLQRPLFLAVRLASWNQILDPWVYILLRQAVLRQLLRLLPSRAGAKGSHGGLGLNKSTWEASSLRSSRHSGLSSF, encoded by the exons ATGAGCCCTTGCGGGCCCCTCAACCTGAGCCTGGCGGGCGAGGCGACCACGTGCACGGCACCCGGGGCCCCCAACACGTCCGCCGGACCACCGTTGGGCCTGGCGGGCGCATCGCCCGCGCTGCCCATCTTCTCCATGACGCTGGGCGCCGTGTCCAACGTGCTGGCGCTGGGGCTTCTGGCGCAGGCCGCGGGCCGTCTGCGGCGCCGCCGCTCAGCAGCCACCTTCCTGCTGTTCGTCGCCAGCCTGCTGGCCACCGACCTGGCGGGCCACGTGATCCCGGGTGCGCTGGTGCTGCGCCTGTACGCGGCGGGGCGCGCGCCTGCCGGCGGCGCCTGCCACTTCCTGGGCGGCTGCATGGTCTTCTTCGGCCTGTGCCCGCTGCTGCTGGGCTGCGGCATGGCCGTGGAGCGCTGCGTGGGCGTCACGCGGCCGCTGTTGCACGCAGCCCGCGTTTCGGTGGCCCGTGCGCGGCTGGCTCTGGCAGCGCTGGCCGCCGTGGCCTTGGCCGTGGCGCTGCTGCCGCTGGCGCGCGTAGGCCGCTATGAGCTGCAGTACCCCGGCACGTGGTGCTTCATCGGACTGGGCCCGGCGGGAGGCTGGCGCCAGGCGCTGCTCGCCGGCCTCTTCGCCGGCCTTGGCTTGGCTTCTTTGCTTGCCGCGCTCCTGTGCAACACGCTCAGCGGCCTGGCCCTGCTGCGCGCCCGTTGGCGGCGCCGCCGCTCTCGACGACACTTCCCAGCCGGAGGAGGCCCCGACAGCCGCCGTCACTGGGGAGGGCGTGGACCCCGCTCGGCCTCCGCTTCGTCCGCCTCGTCCGTCGCTTCGGCCTCCGCCGCCCCGGGCGGCTCTCCGAGCCGTGGCTCCTCACGCAAAGCCCGCGCCCACGACGTGGAAATGGTCGGCCAGCTCGTAGGCATCATGGTGGTGTCGTGCATCTGCTGGAGTCCCTTGCTG gtggtggtggtgctggctGTAGCAGGCTGGGGCTCCAGCTCCCTGCAGCGGCCGCTGTTTTTGGCCGTGCGCCTCGCCTCGTGGAACCAGATTCTGGACCCCTGGGTGTACATCTTGCTGCGCCAAGCAGTGCTTCGCCAACTGCTTCGCCTGCTGCCTTCAAGGGCAGGCGCCAAGGGCAGCCATGGAGGGCTAGGCCTAAACAAGAGCACTTGGGAGGCCAGCTCGCTGCGCAGTTCTCGGCACAGTGGCCTCAGTTCTTTTTAG